A single Curtobacterium sp. MCJR17_020 DNA region contains:
- the dnaB gene encoding replicative DNA helicase, which yields MSIAHLEPAPQEYAERGMERTPPHDLLAEQSTIGGMLLSKDAVADVIETARGVDFYVPKHEVIFDAILSLYSHGEPTDVIAVTDELTKTGLLSRGGGAEYLHSVTSMVPTAANAGYYAGIVAEKAVLRRLVDAGTRIVQMGYASEGEVTDLVNSAQAEVYNVAGGVQTEDYVPLTDAISAALDEIEAAKGRDGQMTGVPTGFAQLDGLTNGFHPGQLIIVAARPALGKSTLALDLCRAAAIKHDQTAAFFSLEMGRAEIAMRLLSAETSVPLQNMRKGTVDSRDWTTIAQTRGRINDAPFFIDDSPNMTLVEIRAKCRRLKQQHNLKLVVIDYLQLMTSGKKVESRQQEVSEFSRALKLMAKELQVPVIALSQLNRGPEQRADKKPAISDLRESGSIEQDADMVILLHRESAYEKDNPRQGEADLIVAKHRNGPTDTITVAFHGMFSRFVDMPQ from the coding sequence GTGTCGATCGCGCATCTTGAGCCCGCACCGCAGGAGTACGCGGAGCGCGGCATGGAACGCACCCCGCCGCACGACCTGCTGGCCGAGCAGTCGACCATCGGCGGCATGCTCCTGTCGAAGGACGCCGTCGCCGACGTCATCGAGACCGCTCGTGGCGTGGACTTCTACGTCCCCAAGCACGAGGTCATCTTCGACGCGATCCTCTCGCTCTACTCGCACGGCGAGCCCACCGACGTCATCGCGGTCACCGACGAGCTGACCAAGACCGGTCTACTGTCCCGCGGTGGTGGCGCCGAGTACCTGCACAGCGTGACGAGCATGGTGCCGACGGCAGCCAACGCGGGGTACTACGCCGGCATCGTCGCCGAGAAGGCCGTGCTCCGTCGCCTCGTCGACGCCGGTACCCGCATCGTGCAGATGGGTTACGCGTCCGAGGGTGAGGTCACCGACCTCGTCAACAGCGCCCAGGCCGAGGTCTACAACGTCGCCGGCGGGGTGCAGACCGAGGACTACGTCCCCCTGACCGACGCCATCTCCGCCGCGCTCGACGAGATCGAGGCCGCCAAGGGCCGCGACGGCCAGATGACCGGCGTGCCGACCGGGTTTGCGCAGCTCGACGGCCTGACGAACGGCTTCCACCCCGGGCAGCTGATCATCGTCGCCGCTCGACCCGCCCTCGGTAAGTCCACCCTTGCGCTCGACCTGTGCCGCGCCGCCGCGATCAAGCACGACCAGACCGCCGCCTTCTTCTCGCTCGAGATGGGTCGCGCCGAGATCGCCATGCGTCTGCTCTCCGCCGAGACCAGCGTGCCCCTGCAGAACATGCGCAAGGGCACCGTGGACTCCCGCGACTGGACCACCATCGCGCAGACCCGCGGTCGCATCAACGATGCCCCGTTCTTCATCGACGACTCCCCCAACATGACCCTGGTCGAGATCCGCGCCAAGTGCCGTCGACTCAAGCAGCAGCACAACCTCAAGCTCGTCGTCATCGACTACCTGCAGCTGATGACCTCGGGCAAGAAGGTCGAGAGCCGCCAGCAAGAGGTCTCCGAGTTCTCGCGTGCACTCAAGCTGATGGCGAAGGAACTCCAGGTCCCCGTCATCGCGCTGTCCCAGCTGAACCGTGGTCCCGAGCAGCGTGCCGACAAGAAGCCGGCGATCTCCGACCTGCGTGAGTCCGGGTCGATCGAGCAGGACGCCGACATGGTCATCCTGCTGCACCGCGAGTCGGCGTACGAGAAGGACAACCCGCGGCAGGGTGAGGCCGACCTCATCGTCGCCAAGCACCGGAACGGGCCGACGGACACCATCACCGTGGCGTTCCACGGGATGTTCTCGCGGTTCGTGGACATGCCGCAGTAG
- a CDS encoding HEPN domain-containing protein gives MEQYHGHWWEPDSDVEVPGVFTLDDDGTGKLELVGGFNLAIFEEPSPGVRSYSGAQRRTPILLGRCGNESFTLVNCIPTRSVGFTEPTFQRFHVDQTLTGAWVRSRSENVLRKAYVRLENLTTWARLDAWERTLRYPDDSDQTATLRKVAPQQVNVDGWGYTLSLARGGFYNKETRASTTLIGDVTARIEIVPPSPMSVDEVNGKVQELTDWLTLATGSACGVIALGFEHVEEATHRDPRDPNGEPLHRTIYIESRGRRIYQASPDEPAVRLHDFRFTASDMPFTEVLPKWLALRRKSPSAGNMYFGNFYAPPTYTEIRLFTMAVTAESLHAAIFKNAGAQTTRREVAEARRLVKDILEHSRVRDLILQELKHRPTFQERMTHLAGVPNADAVRLLIPDIQHWATELKKARNGVAHGATDKLTPEVFQIFIQTRDLLSLVYLQLLGFDAETQKRAANDTMQHWIAQKDDDEDV, from the coding sequence ATGGAGCAGTACCACGGGCACTGGTGGGAGCCCGACAGCGATGTTGAGGTTCCCGGTGTCTTCACCTTGGATGACGACGGCACGGGGAAGCTAGAACTTGTCGGAGGCTTCAATCTCGCGATCTTCGAGGAACCCAGTCCGGGCGTGCGCTCCTACTCGGGCGCGCAGCGACGTACTCCGATTCTCCTCGGGCGATGTGGGAACGAGTCGTTCACGCTGGTCAACTGCATCCCCACTCGAAGTGTTGGCTTCACGGAGCCGACGTTCCAGCGCTTCCACGTCGACCAGACGCTCACCGGCGCTTGGGTGAGGTCCCGATCAGAGAACGTTCTGCGCAAGGCCTATGTACGCCTGGAGAACCTGACGACTTGGGCGCGATTAGATGCGTGGGAGCGAACCCTCCGGTATCCCGATGACTCGGATCAGACGGCGACGTTGCGCAAAGTTGCACCGCAGCAAGTGAACGTCGACGGTTGGGGCTACACCCTCTCACTCGCGCGAGGAGGCTTCTACAACAAGGAGACGCGGGCGAGCACGACACTTATTGGCGACGTGACTGCACGGATCGAGATTGTTCCACCGAGTCCGATGTCGGTGGACGAGGTCAACGGCAAGGTTCAAGAGCTCACCGACTGGCTCACGCTCGCGACAGGTTCAGCCTGCGGTGTCATCGCTCTCGGCTTCGAGCACGTGGAAGAAGCGACTCACCGTGACCCGCGCGATCCGAACGGAGAACCGCTCCACCGGACCATCTACATCGAGTCGCGTGGCCGGCGCATCTATCAGGCATCACCCGACGAACCTGCCGTCCGCTTGCATGACTTCCGCTTCACTGCATCGGATATGCCGTTCACTGAAGTCCTCCCGAAGTGGCTTGCGCTGCGACGCAAGTCGCCATCTGCCGGCAACATGTACTTCGGAAACTTCTACGCACCGCCCACCTACACAGAGATACGCCTATTCACGATGGCGGTCACTGCCGAGTCGTTGCACGCTGCGATCTTCAAGAACGCGGGCGCTCAGACCACGAGGCGAGAAGTGGCAGAGGCGCGAAGGCTAGTCAAGGACATCTTGGAGCACAGCCGCGTTCGAGACCTGATCCTGCAGGAGTTGAAGCACCGGCCGACGTTCCAGGAGCGCATGACGCATCTCGCGGGCGTACCGAACGCGGATGCCGTCCGCCTCTTGATCCCAGACATTCAGCACTGGGCGACCGAACTTAAGAAGGCGCGAAACGGTGTTGCACATGGCGCAACCGACAAGCTCACGCCGGAGGTCTTCCAGATCTTCATTCAAACACGAGACCTGCTCTCGCTCGTGTACTTGCAGTTACTGGGCTTCGATGCCGAGACGCAGAAGCGTGCTGCTAACGACACCATGCAGCACTGGATCGCTCAGAAGGACGACGACGAGGACGTTTAA
- a CDS encoding ATP-binding cassette domain-containing protein, with translation MLIQANAVAIDINGKPVLTGEDVTCAPGTMTALVGPSGSGKTTLLHCLGLLLTPDSGSVMVDGTEMTHATSRRRRAFWRDHAAFILQDYGIMEDETVAFNVTMRMTKVPAGRRAASTLDAALAMTGLSGRHTEIASHLSGGEKQRLAMARAIHKRADVLFVDEPTASLDAANRALIIQLLADFAAAGSTVIVSTHDDDMISACTHHHRVGGIPAGALRPHTLKEAEIR, from the coding sequence GTGCTCATCCAGGCGAACGCCGTTGCCATCGACATCAACGGCAAGCCCGTCCTCACCGGAGAAGACGTTACTTGTGCCCCCGGCACCATGACAGCCCTCGTCGGGCCGAGCGGTTCCGGCAAGACAACCCTTCTGCACTGTCTCGGGCTGCTGCTGACCCCAGACTCTGGATCGGTGATGGTCGATGGCACCGAGATGACACACGCCACCTCACGACGGCGCCGGGCGTTCTGGCGCGATCACGCCGCCTTCATCCTGCAGGACTACGGGATCATGGAAGACGAGACCGTCGCTTTCAACGTGACGATGCGAATGACGAAAGTGCCGGCAGGGCGTCGCGCCGCCAGCACCCTCGATGCGGCCCTCGCCATGACCGGTCTTTCTGGAAGGCACACCGAAATAGCGAGCCACTTGTCGGGCGGCGAGAAGCAGCGCCTCGCGATGGCTCGGGCCATCCACAAACGCGCCGACGTGCTGTTCGTCGACGAGCCCACCGCGTCCTTGGACGCCGCGAACCGAGCGCTGATCATCCAGCTGCTCGCCGACTTCGCGGCTGCGGGATCGACCGTCATCGTCTCCACGCACGACGACGACATGATCTCCGCCTGCACGCACCACCACCGAGTGGGCGGCATACCGGCAGGCGCCCTCCGACCGCACACCCTGAAGGAAGCAGAAATACGATGA
- a CDS encoding XRE family transcriptional regulator has product MSRTFPSASSARVLTRDSVLQMDSPLRPSQALSAASSLFNGERLTMARQLAGLKKSHLATLIEMSPASVTSWESGAKQPNRATVAKLALALRVEPQFFGGGAPPKVNKPHFRSLRSTPQIAQDEAEAYGRFVAEVSGMLENAVEFPEALLPDLPVDPDERTMTPEDAAKAAREFFGVAPGPIQHVVRLAERAGVVVVFSEPGVAAIDAYSLHTATRPVIILNPVKDDYYRQRFDVAHELGHLIMHHDAEPGGKVAEGQANRFAAEFLMPAEEIAPLLPSSTAGRAWAQLAEVKEHWGVSLAALLYRARTLGVMGDVAYRNAVVRMSQNGWRRAEPGRISSLEMPSMLPRAREVLGEAGVEDEDFLAGSGLPSALYAIAVSRVPTTMSEPMQSYPQSTTSGSS; this is encoded by the coding sequence ATGTCGAGGACGTTCCCGTCCGCATCAAGCGCCCGCGTGCTGACGAGGGACTCGGTTCTACAAATGGATAGTCCGCTGCGGCCCTCGCAGGCCCTGTCGGCAGCATCGTCGCTTTTCAACGGTGAGCGGCTCACGATGGCTCGACAGCTCGCAGGGTTGAAGAAGTCCCACTTGGCGACGCTGATCGAGATGTCTCCGGCGTCAGTGACGTCGTGGGAGAGCGGCGCGAAGCAGCCCAACCGCGCAACGGTTGCAAAGCTAGCGTTGGCGCTACGCGTTGAGCCCCAGTTCTTCGGTGGCGGCGCTCCCCCGAAGGTCAACAAGCCCCACTTCCGTTCGCTTCGCTCGACTCCGCAGATCGCTCAGGACGAGGCGGAGGCGTACGGACGGTTCGTCGCGGAGGTATCCGGGATGCTCGAGAACGCCGTCGAGTTCCCGGAGGCTCTGCTGCCGGACCTTCCTGTGGACCCGGATGAACGAACGATGACCCCAGAGGACGCCGCGAAGGCGGCCCGTGAGTTCTTCGGCGTCGCACCCGGACCGATCCAGCATGTCGTGCGCCTTGCAGAACGCGCTGGTGTCGTGGTGGTGTTCAGCGAGCCGGGTGTCGCAGCGATCGATGCGTACTCGCTACACACCGCCACACGGCCGGTCATCATCCTGAACCCAGTGAAGGACGACTACTACCGGCAACGCTTCGACGTCGCCCACGAGCTCGGCCACCTGATCATGCACCACGACGCCGAACCTGGCGGGAAGGTTGCTGAAGGGCAAGCCAACCGCTTCGCGGCGGAGTTCCTCATGCCCGCGGAAGAGATCGCTCCCTTGTTGCCGAGCTCGACTGCGGGGCGCGCATGGGCGCAGCTTGCTGAGGTCAAGGAGCATTGGGGCGTGAGCCTCGCGGCGCTCCTCTACCGTGCCCGCACGCTCGGGGTGATGGGCGACGTCGCGTATCGCAACGCTGTCGTCCGGATGTCACAAAACGGTTGGCGACGTGCCGAACCAGGACGGATCTCTTCACTCGAGATGCCCTCGATGCTCCCCAGAGCTCGAGAAGTGCTCGGCGAAGCGGGCGTTGAAGATGAGGATTTCTTGGCCGGCTCCGGGCTGCCGTCCGCGCTCTACGCAATTGCGGTGTCCCGGGTGCCAACAACGATGTCCGAACCCATGCAGTCTTATCCTCAGTCGACGACGAGCGGGAGCAGTTAG
- the rplI gene encoding 50S ribosomal protein L9: MSKLILTHEVSGLGSAGDVVDVKNGYARNYLIPQGFAVAWSKGGEKQVESIRAARTARELATIEEAQDLKMKLENATISLAVKAGKDGRLFGSVRPGDVADAVQAQGVGSLDKRKVEVPATIKTVGDHEATVRLREDITAVISLKVVAAK; this comes from the coding sequence AAGCTCATCCTCACCCACGAGGTCTCCGGCCTCGGTTCCGCTGGTGACGTCGTCGACGTCAAGAACGGCTACGCCCGCAACTACCTCATCCCCCAGGGCTTCGCTGTCGCGTGGTCCAAGGGCGGCGAGAAGCAGGTCGAGTCGATCCGTGCCGCGCGCACCGCGCGTGAGCTCGCCACCATCGAAGAGGCACAGGACCTCAAGATGAAGCTCGAGAACGCGACCATCTCCCTGGCGGTCAAGGCCGGCAAGGACGGTCGTCTGTTCGGCTCCGTCCGTCCGGGCGACGTCGCTGACGCCGTCCAGGCGCAGGGCGTCGGCTCGCTCGACAAGCGCAAGGTCGAGGTCCCCGCGACCATCAAGACGGTCGGTGACCACGAGGCCACCGTGCGTCTGCGCGAGGACATCACTGCCGTGATCTCGCTCAAGGTCGTCGCTGCCAAGTAG
- a CDS encoding lactococcin 972 family bacteriocin, translating to MKRTISSVAIGAALSLAFVVAGPAMTSQAWESVGWKTQYPSSGGTWKYGFVDVALRSNYTVSKCHGSTVEKTVDGKVTNSSRSVDTASGKTSVAAVTTTNGAALGGNYYYRVC from the coding sequence ATGAAGCGCACTATTTCGAGCGTTGCGATCGGCGCCGCGTTGTCACTGGCGTTCGTCGTGGCCGGACCGGCCATGACTTCGCAGGCATGGGAGAGCGTCGGCTGGAAGACGCAGTACCCGTCGAGCGGCGGCACGTGGAAGTACGGCTTCGTCGACGTCGCGCTGCGGTCGAACTACACGGTGAGCAAGTGCCACGGCTCGACGGTCGAGAAGACCGTTGACGGCAAGGTCACCAACTCGTCGCGCAGCGTCGACACCGCGTCCGGGAAGACGTCCGTCGCCGCGGTGACCACGACCAACGGTGCCGCTCTCGGTGGGAACTACTACTACCGAGTCTGCTGA